In Cheilinus undulatus linkage group 14, ASM1832078v1, whole genome shotgun sequence, a genomic segment contains:
- the LOC121521557 gene encoding alpha-1-antitrypsin homolog translates to MRGIFSCCTLTALLLSAAWADPHSSGHSHTDDTSCHRLSSPNADFAFALYKSLKANTAAGKNIFYSPLGISTILSMVSAGAGGETHSQLFSTLGYSAFNQTQVNEAYKHLFDVHGHSQENLQLDVGNAAAVRSGFNPLETFLNDVKEFYSGEIFSVSQDLSEAAAEINRFIANKTQDKIRDMVKNLDPDMVMVLINYIYFKGLWENPFQSSMTHKTEFHVDKTTKVQVDMMSRTGYYKAYWDRANHTTVISLPYKGDASMMIVLPDEDKMEEVEGYINKDHIRRWRNSVSMRYIRLFMPKFSVSTDASLESTLKEMGIINAFEDNADFSGISEDLPLKISKASHKAVLRVTEIGTEATAVSTVEWVYLMLPPTISIDRPFLVFIIENSSGSILFMGKISNPTAE, encoded by the exons ATGCGTGGTATCTTCAGTTGTTGTACACtcacagcactgctgctgtctgcagcctgGGCAGACCCCCACAGCTCTGGACACAGCCATACTGATGATACTAGCTGCCACAGGCTGTCCTCCCCCAATGCTGACTTTGCCTTTGCCCTCTACAAAAGTCTGAAGGCCAACACTGCTGCTGGAAAGAACATCTTCTACTCACCGCTGGGAATCTCCACCATCCTGTCCATGGtgtctgcaggagctggaggtgAAACCCACAGCCAGCTGTTCTCCACCTTGGGCTACAGCGCCTTCAACCAAACCCAGGTCAATGAAGCGTACAAACATCTCTTTGACGTCCATGGACACAGTCAGGAGAATCTACAGCTGGATGTAGGAAATGCTGCTGCAGTGCGCTCTGGCTTCAATCCTCTGGAGACGTTCCTGAATGATGTCAAGGAGTTTTACTCTGGTGAGATCTTCAGCGTCAGCCAGGATCTCTCTGAGGCTGCAGCTGAGATCAACAGATTTATTGCAAATAAAACCCAGGACAAGATCAGAGACATGGTGAAGAACCTGGATCCTGACATGGTCATGGTGCTGATCAACTACATCTACTTTAAAG GACTGTGGGAGAACCCGTTCCAAAGTTCTATGACACATAAGACTGAATTTCATGTGGACAAGACCACCAAAGTTCAGGTAGACATGATGTCAAGGACCGGGTACTATAAGGCCTACTGGGACAGAGCAAACCACAccactgtcatcagtctgccTTACAAGGGCGACGCCTCCATGATGATCGTCCTGCCTGATGAAGACaagatggaggaggtggagggctATATCAACAAGGACCACATCAGACGTTGGAGGAACTCAGTCTCTATGAG ATATATAAGACTGTTCATGCCAAAGTTTTCCGTCTCTACTGATGCTTCCCTGGAGAGCACTTTGAAAGAAATGGGCATCATAAATGCTTTTGAAGACAACGCTGATTTCTCTGGTATATCTGAAGACTTACCGCTCAAAATCTCAAAG GCGTCCCACAAGGCTGTGCTCAGAGTCACTGAGATTGGAACAGAAGCAACAGCAGTCAGCACTGTGGAGTGGGTATATCTTATGTTACCTCCAACCATCAGTATTGACAGACCATTCCTGGTTTTCATCATAGAGAACTCCAGTGGGAGCATCCTCTTCATGGGCAAGATCAGCAACCCAACAGCTGAGTGA